From Heliomicrobium modesticaldum Ice1, a single genomic window includes:
- a CDS encoding phosphoribosylanthranilate isomerase, with protein sequence MFANPRVKICGIRSFQDAEAALGAGAHAIAFNFVRPSRRYIHPEAAREIILELPPFVSVVGVFADEPRYSVEEIASFCRLQALQFHGEETPEYCRRWSYPVIKAFRFGDGAPAAKAGATAFTDWESLAQAAHEYDVNAFLIDAYCPNALGGMGRAFDWSKIGGRLRRPLILAGGLNPNNVREAIVRVRPFGVDVASGVETDGKKDLAKAAAFVEATRFRFGDDDGR encoded by the coding sequence ATGTTCGCCAACCCGCGCGTGAAAATCTGTGGCATTCGTTCTTTTCAAGATGCGGAAGCGGCCCTGGGCGCCGGCGCCCATGCCATTGCTTTCAATTTTGTTCGCCCTTCCCGCCGCTATATCCACCCGGAGGCGGCCCGGGAGATCATCCTTGAACTGCCGCCCTTCGTCTCTGTCGTCGGCGTCTTCGCCGATGAGCCCCGCTACAGCGTCGAGGAGATCGCCTCTTTTTGCCGGCTCCAGGCGCTCCAGTTTCACGGTGAAGAGACGCCCGAATACTGCCGCCGCTGGTCCTACCCGGTGATCAAGGCCTTCCGGTTCGGCGACGGCGCGCCGGCAGCAAAAGCAGGTGCCACTGCCTTTACGGACTGGGAATCTTTGGCCCAAGCGGCCCATGAGTACGATGTCAACGCCTTTCTAATCGACGCTTACTGCCCGAACGCACTCGGCGGGATGGGGCGGGCCTTCGATTGGTCCAAGATCGGCGGCAGACTGCGCCGTCCGCTGATCCTGGCCGGGGGATTAAACCCGAATAATGTCCGTGAGGCCATCGTTCGCGTCCGTCCCTTCGGTGTCGACGTGGCCTCGGGCGTCGAGACGGACGGGAAAAAGGACCTGGCGAAGGCGGCGGCCTTTGTGGAAGCGACGCGATTTCGCTTTGGCGATGACGATGGACGATGA
- the trpB gene encoding tryptophan synthase subunit beta, with amino-acid sequence MILHNKKEVSALIGQLPPDGRFGAFGGAFVPETLKPALEELEAAFRQMTDDAVFREELQTLLAEYAGRPSRLYFARRLTEHLGGARLYLKREDLNHTGSHKINNTLGQVLMAKRMGKKRVIAETGAGQHGVATATACALFGIPCEVYMGAEDVERQALNVLRMQLLGAKVIAVTSGTRTLKDAINEAMRDWVANVQDTFYCFGTAAGPHPYPSIVRYFQSVIGIEARAQILDKEGRLPDAVLACVGGGSNAMGMFSGFLDDASVRLIGVEAGGDGVKTGRHSASLTAGLPGVLHGAVSYLLQDDDGQIMGTHSIAAGLDYPGVGPQLSYLKDSGRAEFVAITDKEALEGVRILALTEGILPALESAHAIAQAAKMAPQMSPDSLLIVNLSGRGDKDVHTLAGEVG; translated from the coding sequence ATGATTTTGCACAATAAGAAAGAGGTGTCCGCCTTGATTGGACAGCTTCCCCCAGATGGTCGTTTTGGCGCTTTCGGCGGCGCCTTTGTCCCCGAGACGCTGAAGCCGGCCCTTGAGGAACTGGAGGCCGCATTCCGGCAGATGACCGACGATGCTGTCTTTCGGGAGGAGTTGCAGACGCTCCTCGCCGAATACGCCGGCCGGCCCAGCCGCCTCTACTTTGCCCGGCGGCTTACGGAACACCTGGGCGGCGCCCGCCTCTACCTGAAGCGGGAGGATCTGAACCATACCGGTTCCCATAAGATCAACAACACCCTCGGACAGGTGCTGATGGCCAAGCGGATGGGCAAAAAACGGGTCATTGCCGAGACGGGCGCCGGACAGCACGGCGTGGCCACGGCGACGGCCTGCGCCCTCTTCGGCATCCCTTGTGAGGTCTATATGGGCGCGGAAGACGTAGAGCGCCAGGCGTTGAACGTGCTGCGCATGCAACTGTTGGGAGCGAAGGTGATCGCCGTCACCTCGGGCACGCGGACGCTCAAAGACGCCATCAACGAGGCCATGCGCGACTGGGTGGCCAATGTGCAGGACACCTTTTACTGCTTCGGCACCGCCGCCGGCCCTCATCCCTATCCTTCGATTGTGCGGTACTTCCAGTCGGTCATCGGCATCGAGGCGCGCGCCCAGATCCTGGACAAGGAAGGCCGCCTTCCCGACGCCGTGCTGGCCTGTGTCGGCGGCGGCAGCAACGCCATGGGCATGTTTTCCGGCTTCCTGGACGATGCGTCGGTCCGCCTGATCGGCGTCGAGGCCGGCGGTGACGGGGTGAAGACGGGGCGGCACTCGGCGTCGCTCACGGCCGGCCTCCCCGGTGTGCTGCATGGCGCCGTCTCCTACCTGTTGCAGGACGACGACGGGCAGATCATGGGGACCCATTCCATCGCCGCTGGTCTTGACTACCCCGGTGTGGGACCCCAACTCTCTTACTTAAAAGACAGCGGCAGAGCCGAGTTTGTGGCGATCACCGATAAAGAAGCCCTGGAGGGCGTCCGCATCCTGGCCCTGACGGAGGGCATCCTGCCGGCCCTGGAAAGCGCCCACGCCATCGCCCAGGCGGCGAAAATGGCGCCCCAGATGAGCCCGGACAGCCTGTTGATCGTCAACCTGTCGGGCCGCGGCGACAAAGACGTGCACACACTGGCCGGGGAGGTGGGCTGA
- the trpA gene encoding tryptophan synthase subunit alpha — protein MEDLRGTERLTATFANLKAEGKRAFIAYVTAGDPDLETTRELVLTLEKNGASIIELGVPFSDPVADGPVIQEAAVRALAGGTTLTKVLAMVRTLRRETSIPIVLLTYYNPVLRFGLLRFAREAAASGVDGVIVADLPAEEGGVLREPLDELGLALIPLVAPTSTPERIQRIAEKARGFIYCVSLLGVTGMRSDLPPDAAALLERVRAMTDVPLALGFGISRAEHVAIVAPNCDGVIVGSAIVKLIAQNLGDRARMLAEVGAFAREMAAAVG, from the coding sequence ATGGAAGACCTGCGTGGAACAGAACGGTTGACTGCGACCTTCGCCAACCTGAAAGCCGAAGGCAAGCGGGCCTTCATCGCCTATGTGACGGCGGGAGACCCTGATCTGGAGACGACGCGGGAACTGGTGCTGACGCTGGAGAAGAATGGCGCCTCGATCATCGAACTGGGCGTTCCCTTCAGCGACCCTGTCGCCGATGGGCCCGTCATCCAGGAGGCGGCCGTCCGGGCGCTGGCCGGTGGGACGACGCTGACCAAAGTGCTGGCGATGGTGCGGACGCTGCGCCGGGAGACGTCGATCCCCATCGTCCTCCTCACTTATTACAACCCGGTTCTGCGCTTCGGCCTTTTGCGCTTTGCCCGCGAAGCGGCGGCCTCCGGCGTCGACGGCGTCATCGTCGCCGACCTGCCGGCCGAAGAAGGCGGCGTGCTGAGAGAACCCCTGGATGAGTTAGGGTTGGCCTTGATTCCTCTGGTCGCGCCTACATCGACACCGGAACGCATTCAACGGATCGCCGAAAAGGCGCGCGGTTTCATCTACTGCGTCTCACTGCTTGGGGTGACGGGGATGCGGTCTGACCTGCCGCCTGACGCGGCAGCCTTGCTGGAACGGGTGCGGGCGATGACCGATGTTCCCTTGGCTCTCGGCTTCGGCATCTCCAGGGCGGAGCATGTGGCGATCGTGGCGCCCAACTGTGACGGCGTCATCGTCGGCAGCGCCATCGTCAAGCTCATCGCCCAAAACCTCGGTGACCGGGCGAGAATGCTCGCTGAGGTGGGCGCTTTTGCCCGAGAGATGGCGGCGGCTGTCGGTTGA
- the aroF gene encoding 3-deoxy-7-phosphoheptulonate synthase encodes MIIVMSEGATAQQIEAIKQRLTKEGLQIHLSQGVEKTIIGVIGDKSRISASTLEAQPGVEKVMPVLQPYKLAGRSFRHENTVIRIGDVEIGGDALQVFAGPCAVESREQLLESAQAVKAAGARILRGGAFKPRTSPYAFQGLEEQGLKLLAQAREETGLLICTEVMDTRSIEMIAEYSDILQVGTRNMQNFHLLRELSRVNRPILLKRGLSATIEEWLMAAEYIMAGGNYNVILCERGIRTFETQTRNTLDLSAIPIIKSLSHLPIIVDPSHGTGKRHLVRPMSMAAVAAGADGIMVEVHPNPAEALCDGPQSLRPEEFASLMDELRRLAGVMGRTA; translated from the coding sequence ATGATCATTGTGATGAGCGAAGGGGCAACGGCCCAGCAAATCGAGGCGATCAAGCAGCGCCTAACCAAAGAGGGGCTGCAGATTCACCTGTCTCAAGGCGTCGAAAAAACAATCATCGGCGTCATCGGCGACAAGTCCCGGATCTCCGCATCGACCTTGGAGGCGCAACCGGGAGTGGAGAAAGTGATGCCTGTCCTTCAACCTTATAAATTGGCCGGCCGTTCCTTCCGTCATGAGAACACGGTCATCCGCATCGGCGACGTGGAGATCGGCGGCGATGCCTTGCAGGTCTTTGCCGGCCCCTGCGCCGTGGAAAGCCGGGAGCAGCTTCTTGAATCGGCTCAGGCCGTCAAGGCAGCCGGCGCCAGGATCCTTCGGGGCGGCGCTTTCAAACCGCGCACGTCCCCCTACGCCTTCCAGGGACTGGAGGAACAGGGACTCAAACTCCTGGCCCAGGCGCGGGAGGAGACGGGGCTTCTGATCTGCACGGAGGTCATGGATACCCGCAGCATCGAGATGATCGCCGAATACAGCGACATCCTGCAGGTTGGGACCCGCAACATGCAGAACTTCCACCTGTTGCGTGAACTGTCCAGGGTGAACCGACCCATCCTGCTCAAGCGCGGCCTGTCGGCCACGATCGAGGAGTGGCTGATGGCGGCGGAATACATCATGGCCGGCGGCAACTACAACGTCATCCTCTGCGAACGGGGCATCCGCACCTTTGAGACGCAGACGCGCAACACCCTTGACCTGAGCGCGATTCCGATCATCAAGAGCCTGAGCCACCTGCCGATCATCGTCGACCCCAGCCACGGCACCGGCAAGCGCCACCTCGTCCGTCCCATGTCGATGGCCGCTGTCGCCGCTGGCGCCGACGGGATCATGGTCGAGGTCCATCCCAACCCGGCCGAAGCGCTCTGCGACGGTCCCCAGTCCCTGCGGCCTGAGGAGTTTGCCAGCCTCATGGACGAACTGCGCCGCCTGGCCGGCGTGATGGGACGGACGGCTTAG
- the pheA gene encoding prephenate dehydratase, translated as MMTERQPKGLAGAVKGPVGYLGPEGTFSEEAARAFFLPDTTLRPFSSISAVYEALSLWEIEAAILPLENSIEGTINQTLDELVENPGLFIFGELILPVHNHLLVPPGVDWTRVVEVYSHPQPLAQCRRFLEAKLPNARLIATASTVEGAKKALELTVPEAPRAAVGSAFAARRLGLQIAQSDIQSRPNNKTRFVVVGRQLTEPTGNDKTSLVCSLPQDRPGGLYAILKEFAEREINLTRIESRPTKHELGQYLFFIDFVGHQRDRTVAEALNAIGQFTTLTRVLGSYLRG; from the coding sequence ATGATGACTGAGCGACAACCGAAGGGGCTCGCCGGCGCCGTCAAGGGGCCGGTGGGCTATCTGGGGCCTGAAGGCACCTTCAGCGAAGAAGCGGCCCGGGCCTTTTTTTTACCGGATACGACCTTGCGGCCTTTTTCCAGCATCTCCGCCGTTTACGAGGCCTTGAGCCTCTGGGAGATCGAGGCTGCCATCCTGCCTCTGGAGAACTCCATCGAGGGCACGATCAACCAGACCCTGGACGAACTGGTAGAAAATCCGGGATTGTTCATCTTCGGAGAACTGATCCTCCCCGTCCATAATCACCTGCTCGTTCCACCGGGTGTCGACTGGACCCGTGTCGTCGAGGTTTATTCGCACCCGCAGCCGCTGGCCCAGTGCCGCAGATTTCTCGAGGCCAAGCTGCCGAATGCGCGGCTCATCGCCACCGCTTCGACGGTGGAAGGCGCGAAGAAAGCCCTGGAATTGACTGTTCCCGAGGCGCCGCGGGCTGCCGTCGGTTCGGCCTTCGCCGCCCGACGGCTCGGCCTCCAGATTGCTCAGTCCGATATCCAGAGCCGGCCGAACAACAAGACCCGTTTCGTTGTCGTCGGACGGCAGTTGACAGAACCGACGGGCAACGACAAGACATCCCTGGTCTGTTCACTGCCCCAGGATCGACCTGGCGGCCTCTATGCCATTTTGAAGGAGTTTGCCGAACGGGAGATCAACCTGACCCGCATCGAATCGCGGCCTACCAAGCACGAACTGGGCCAATACCTTTTTTTCATCGATTTTGTCGGACACCAGCGCGATCGCACTGTGGCCGAGGCGCTCAACGCCATCGGGCAGTTCACCACCTTGACCCGTGTGCTGGGCAGCTATCTCCGGGGGTGA
- a CDS encoding prephenate dehydrogenase — MEEAERTVCRTLEEKIAGADVFRRVVIIGLGVIGGSLAMALTQGQLVDEVIGVDRDEETRKLALATYAAHRVEADAAEAVAEADLIVLATPVCTYPAIIASIRHRLKPGTIVTDVGSTKQWVLEQMGRLLPPGVRFVGGHPMAGSEKQGIRGADRYLLENAVYVLTPDVDTDAAALQALEDLIKAAGARVLRISAEEHDSMVALVSHLPHMMAVALVETLSEVAKEYPKAPMLAAGGFRDTTRVAAGDPQMWVDIACTNREPLLHMIGCFRSALDRLEEQIDACGACGSKMEALRETLAHAREVRLSIPGKAKGILPGIHEIVLTVPDEPGVIGTIARLLGDNGINIADIEILRVREGHGGTIRIGFYEAPDADGAVEVLAGAGIIVKRW, encoded by the coding sequence ATGGAAGAGGCGGAAAGAACCGTTTGCCGTACATTAGAGGAAAAGATAGCAGGCGCTGATGTCTTTCGCCGCGTGGTCATTATCGGCCTTGGTGTCATCGGCGGCTCCCTGGCGATGGCCTTGACCCAGGGACAGCTGGTCGATGAGGTGATCGGCGTCGACCGCGATGAGGAGACGCGCAAGCTGGCCCTGGCCACTTACGCGGCCCATCGGGTCGAAGCGGACGCTGCGGAGGCTGTTGCGGAGGCGGATCTGATCGTGCTGGCCACGCCGGTTTGCACCTATCCGGCCATCATCGCCTCCATCCGTCACCGGCTGAAGCCGGGGACTATTGTCACCGATGTGGGATCGACAAAACAGTGGGTGCTCGAACAGATGGGCCGGTTGCTCCCGCCCGGCGTCCGCTTCGTCGGCGGCCATCCCATGGCTGGTTCGGAAAAACAGGGGATCCGGGGCGCTGATCGCTACCTGTTGGAAAACGCCGTCTACGTGCTGACGCCGGATGTTGATACTGACGCTGCGGCGCTGCAAGCCCTGGAAGATCTGATCAAAGCCGCCGGTGCACGGGTGCTGCGAATCAGCGCCGAGGAGCACGACAGCATGGTCGCCCTGGTCAGCCACCTGCCCCATATGATGGCCGTCGCTCTGGTTGAGACCTTGAGCGAAGTGGCGAAGGAGTATCCGAAAGCGCCCATGCTGGCGGCCGGCGGTTTCCGAGACACGACGCGGGTTGCCGCCGGCGACCCGCAGATGTGGGTCGACATCGCCTGCACCAACCGGGAGCCGCTGCTACATATGATCGGCTGCTTCCGCAGCGCTCTGGACCGGCTGGAAGAGCAGATCGACGCCTGCGGCGCCTGTGGCTCGAAAATGGAAGCTCTCCGGGAAACCCTCGCCCATGCGCGGGAGGTCCGACTTTCGATCCCCGGCAAGGCCAAAGGGATCCTGCCCGGCATCCATGAGATCGTCCTTACCGTGCCGGATGAGCCGGGTGTGATCGGCACGATAGCCCGCCTCCTTGGCGACAACGGCATCAACATCGCCGACATCGAGATCTTGCGCGTCCGCGAAGGCCACGGCGGGACCATCCGCATCGGCTTTTACGAGGCGCCTGATGCCGACGGCGCGGTGGAGGTGCTCGCTGGGGCAGGCATCATCGTCAAGCGGTGGTAG
- the aroA gene encoding 3-phosphoshikimate 1-carboxyvinyltransferase, whose amino-acid sequence MNDVQTAALKSLAIRPGLPLRGETEVPGDKSISHRAVMFGALARGVTRVHRFLPGQDCLSTIDCFRKLGVRIEQPNPSEVVVYGQGPGGLKEPSEVLDVGNSGTTIRLMTGILSGLPFFSIVTGDTSIRRRPMGRVTRPLLEMGASIWGRENATKAPLAINGASMALEAIHYNSPVASAQVKSAVLLAGLFAEGCTSVREPLVSRDHTERMLAAFGAKIGRSEDRLTASVEGFPELRAQEVEVPGDISSAAFLLVAASIVPGSELVLYNIGVNPTRDGIIEVLRAMGGDVQVENAREVAGELVADLIVRSASLKGTTIGGAIIPRLIDELPIIAVAALFAEGTTEIRDAAEMRVKETDRIAVMIRELRKLGADIEERPDGMIIRGGAALRGAATESHGDHRVAMALAVAGLLAEGETVINDAGSIDVSFPGFAELLERLRRRA is encoded by the coding sequence ATGAACGATGTGCAAACAGCAGCGCTTAAAAGCCTCGCCATACGACCGGGTCTCCCTTTGCGCGGCGAAACGGAGGTCCCCGGCGACAAGTCCATCTCCCACCGCGCTGTCATGTTCGGCGCGCTGGCCAGGGGGGTGACGCGAGTCCACCGCTTCCTGCCCGGCCAGGATTGCCTTTCCACCATCGATTGTTTCCGTAAACTCGGCGTCCGGATCGAACAGCCTAATCCGTCCGAGGTGGTTGTCTACGGTCAAGGGCCGGGGGGGTTGAAAGAACCCTCGGAGGTGCTCGATGTGGGCAATTCAGGCACGACGATCCGGCTGATGACCGGCATCCTCAGCGGCCTGCCCTTTTTTTCTATAGTGACTGGCGACACCTCCATTCGGCGGCGGCCCATGGGGCGCGTCACCCGTCCGCTTTTGGAGATGGGCGCGTCCATCTGGGGTCGTGAGAATGCGACCAAGGCGCCCCTGGCCATCAACGGCGCATCGATGGCTTTGGAAGCCATCCACTACAACAGCCCTGTCGCCAGCGCCCAGGTCAAGTCGGCCGTGCTCTTGGCGGGGCTCTTTGCCGAGGGCTGCACCAGCGTCCGGGAGCCTTTGGTTTCGCGGGATCACACGGAGCGGATGCTGGCCGCTTTTGGCGCGAAAATCGGGCGTTCAGAGGACCGATTGACGGCTTCCGTCGAGGGCTTTCCCGAACTGCGCGCCCAAGAAGTGGAGGTTCCCGGCGATATCTCGTCGGCCGCCTTTTTGCTCGTCGCCGCTTCCATCGTGCCCGGTTCTGAGCTGGTCCTCTACAACATCGGCGTCAACCCGACGCGGGACGGCATCATCGAAGTGCTGCGGGCCATGGGCGGAGATGTGCAGGTGGAAAATGCCCGCGAGGTGGCTGGAGAACTTGTGGCTGATCTGATCGTCCGAAGCGCCTCTTTGAAAGGGACGACCATCGGCGGTGCCATCATCCCCCGCCTCATCGACGAACTGCCGATCATCGCCGTAGCCGCCCTCTTCGCAGAGGGGACGACGGAGATCCGCGACGCCGCCGAGATGCGGGTGAAGGAGACGGACCGCATCGCCGTCATGATAAGGGAGCTGCGCAAGCTCGGCGCCGATATTGAGGAGAGACCTGACGGGATGATCATCCGGGGCGGCGCTGCGCTGCGGGGGGCAGCGACGGAGAGCCACGGCGATCATCGCGTCGCCATGGCGCTGGCTGTGGCCGGACTGCTGGCGGAAGGGGAGACGGTGATCAACGACGCTGGCAGCATCGATGTGTCCTTCCCCGGTTTTGCCGAGTTGTTGGAACGGCTGCGGCGGCGCGCCTAG
- the cmk gene encoding (d)CMP kinase produces MTRAGIQVAIDGPAGAGKSTVARELAKRLGYLYIDTGAMYRALTWLALQKGIALSDDEALARLAEQADIALLPLPGGLTVLADGQDVTDAIRTPEVSRHVSRVSAVAGVRAPMMRLQQKLAEQGGVVMDGRDIGTHVLPQAEVKVFLTASVEERARRRFKEMILKGMDVDFEQLRNDMERRDREDFTRETAPLVQADDALYLDTTGLAFEEVVGRLLDMVHSRTGDGR; encoded by the coding sequence GTGACCCGTGCCGGAATCCAAGTAGCGATTGACGGACCGGCAGGCGCCGGCAAGAGCACCGTCGCCCGGGAGTTGGCAAAACGCCTGGGCTATCTCTATATCGACACAGGCGCCATGTACCGCGCCCTGACCTGGCTGGCCCTGCAAAAGGGGATCGCCTTGTCGGACGACGAGGCCTTGGCCCGGCTGGCGGAGCAGGCGGACATTGCGCTGCTGCCCCTTCCCGGCGGTTTGACCGTCCTCGCCGACGGGCAGGATGTGACCGACGCCATCCGCACGCCCGAGGTGTCTCGCCATGTTTCCCGCGTCTCTGCTGTGGCCGGTGTCCGTGCGCCCATGATGCGCCTGCAACAGAAGTTGGCAGAGCAAGGCGGCGTCGTTATGGACGGCCGCGACATCGGCACCCATGTGTTGCCCCAGGCCGAAGTCAAAGTTTTCCTGACCGCCTCCGTGGAAGAACGGGCGCGCCGACGCTTCAAGGAGATGATCCTCAAAGGGATGGATGTCGACTTCGAGCAACTCCGCAACGATATGGAGCGGCGTGACCGGGAGGATTTCACCCGGGAGACGGCGCCGCTCGTCCAGGCCGATGACGCCCTGTACCTCGATACGACTGGCCTTGCCTTTGAAGAAGTGGTGGGACGCCTGTTGGATATGGTACATAGCCGGACGGGGGATGGACGATGA
- a CDS encoding lysophospholipid acyltransferase family protein, with product MNDEIRSGAVDLEERERRGLASAYWLYRLLRALFRFPFKHFCHWRISGLENVPLDGPLIVVSNHVSNWDPVILACALPRQLHFMAKVELFKIPVLSYVMTACGAYAVDRGKPGRQALKKSLDILAEDKVICIFPEGTRSKTGETGEAKAGTAMIAAKSQAYILPVGLHNSRKVFSRGWFRPFSVSIGRPFRIEAAEGKRLSSQRLHELSDEIMEEITGLVNHAKEILNKA from the coding sequence ATGAACGACGAGATCCGCTCCGGCGCTGTCGATCTGGAAGAAAGGGAACGGAGAGGACTCGCTTCGGCCTACTGGCTCTACCGCCTGTTGCGGGCGCTCTTTCGCTTCCCTTTCAAACACTTTTGTCATTGGCGGATCAGCGGGCTGGAAAATGTCCCCCTTGATGGACCGTTGATCGTCGTCAGCAACCATGTTTCCAACTGGGATCCGGTGATCTTGGCCTGCGCCCTACCACGGCAGCTGCATTTCATGGCCAAGGTGGAGTTGTTCAAGATCCCGGTCTTGTCTTATGTGATGACTGCCTGCGGCGCCTACGCAGTGGATAGGGGGAAACCCGGACGCCAGGCTTTGAAAAAATCGCTCGATATCCTGGCAGAGGACAAGGTGATCTGCATCTTCCCGGAAGGAACGCGGAGCAAGACCGGTGAGACGGGCGAGGCCAAAGCGGGCACCGCCATGATCGCCGCCAAGTCGCAAGCGTACATTCTTCCGGTAGGCCTACACAACAGCAGGAAGGTCTTCTCTAGGGGATGGTTTCGGCCTTTCTCCGTTTCTATCGGTCGGCCGTTCCGGATCGAGGCGGCGGAAGGGAAGCGGCTGTCATCGCAGCGGCTGCATGAATTATCGGACGAGATAATGGAGGAAATCACGGGATTAGTGAATCATGCGAAGGAAATTTTGAACAAAGCCTAG
- a CDS encoding bifunctional 4-hydroxy-3-methylbut-2-enyl diphosphate reductase/30S ribosomal protein S1: MGLQVLLADHAGFCFGVQRALDQVEKEVGQGNRVVTYGPLIHNPQVVERLARQGVEEVKDLAGASSGKLVIRSHGVGPEVYEQAKQCGFDIVDATCPFVHKVQKLAKDFTDQGYQVIVAGDRNHPEVQGIVAWTGGKALVVADEQEAKALDLQGKAALIAQTTLKEATLRHIESALRGKPIELAVRNTICAATSKRQDAARRLAAEVDVMVVVGGRNSSNTAKLAQICQGAAVPTYHVETADELDPEWFQGKQKAGVTAGASTPRWIIEEVVQRMTDVNQEQATTELNEQKQEAIEVQEPQNEVEDMDKMFAESLKKMEEGQLITGIVVKVTHDEVLVDVAGKSEGVIPIRELATRMPNSASDIVKVGDEVKVVILKAESEDGTLVLSRRRAIEREKILHLQEAKERGDIITGEVIAVVKGGLRVDVGVIGFVPASQVERGYVENLEKYIGQTLRMRIMEIDTRRNNAVLSQKVVLEEEYKEARAKTWEEIEEGQTRRGTVRRLTDFGAFVDLGGVDGLLHVSEMSWGRIKHPSEVVKEGDVIDVYVLKVDREKEKVSLGLKQVLPNPWNTVSEKYPIGAIITVTVVRLTPFGAFAELEPGVDGLIHISQLADRRVNKPEDVVSVGDQVKVKVLDIKEAERRISLSIRAVKEDEANAEVQEYLDNQE, encoded by the coding sequence ATGGGTTTGCAAGTCCTCCTGGCGGATCACGCTGGGTTTTGTTTTGGCGTCCAACGGGCGCTCGACCAAGTGGAGAAGGAAGTCGGACAAGGCAACCGGGTGGTCACCTACGGGCCGCTCATCCACAACCCGCAGGTCGTCGAACGGCTTGCCCGGCAGGGTGTAGAGGAAGTGAAAGACCTGGCAGGAGCCTCATCCGGAAAGCTCGTCATCCGCTCTCACGGCGTTGGTCCTGAGGTCTACGAACAGGCGAAGCAATGTGGCTTTGACATCGTCGACGCCACCTGTCCTTTCGTCCACAAGGTGCAGAAGCTTGCCAAGGACTTTACCGACCAGGGATATCAGGTGATCGTCGCCGGCGACCGGAATCACCCGGAAGTGCAGGGCATCGTTGCCTGGACTGGCGGCAAAGCCCTCGTCGTCGCTGACGAGCAGGAGGCGAAAGCCCTCGATCTTCAGGGTAAGGCGGCGCTAATCGCACAAACTACCCTAAAAGAGGCTACCTTGCGCCACATCGAGTCGGCCTTGCGTGGCAAGCCGATCGAACTGGCGGTGCGCAACACCATTTGCGCGGCCACGAGCAAACGCCAGGACGCCGCCAGGCGGTTGGCCGCAGAGGTCGACGTCATGGTCGTCGTCGGCGGACGCAACAGTTCGAACACGGCGAAGCTGGCGCAGATCTGCCAGGGCGCTGCCGTACCGACCTACCATGTCGAGACGGCTGACGAATTAGACCCTGAATGGTTTCAAGGCAAGCAAAAAGCGGGGGTAACTGCCGGGGCATCCACCCCCCGTTGGATAATCGAGGAGGTAGTACAAAGAATGACCGATGTGAACCAGGAACAGGCAACGACCGAACTGAACGAACAAAAGCAAGAAGCGATCGAAGTCCAGGAGCCGCAGAATGAAGTCGAGGATATGGACAAAATGTTCGCCGAGTCTCTCAAGAAGATGGAAGAGGGCCAACTGATCACCGGCATCGTCGTCAAAGTCACTCATGATGAGGTGCTCGTCGACGTGGCCGGCAAATCGGAAGGCGTCATCCCCATTCGGGAACTGGCGACCCGGATGCCTAACTCGGCTAGCGATATCGTCAAAGTCGGCGACGAGGTGAAGGTCGTCATCCTCAAGGCTGAATCGGAAGACGGCACCTTGGTGCTGTCCCGCCGCCGTGCCATCGAACGGGAGAAAATCCTTCACCTGCAAGAAGCCAAAGAGCGCGGCGACATCATCACCGGCGAAGTCATCGCCGTCGTCAAGGGCGGCCTGCGCGTCGATGTGGGCGTCATCGGCTTCGTTCCCGCCTCTCAGGTGGAGCGGGGCTATGTAGAAAACCTGGAAAAGTACATTGGCCAGACCCTGCGGATGCGGATCATGGAGATCGACACCCGCCGGAACAACGCCGTGCTGTCCCAGAAAGTCGTCCTCGAAGAGGAGTACAAAGAGGCCCGTGCCAAGACCTGGGAAGAGATAGAAGAAGGTCAGACCCGCCGCGGCACTGTGCGCCGTCTGACCGATTTCGGCGCCTTTGTCGATCTGGGCGGCGTTGACGGCCTGCTCCACGTCTCTGAAATGTCCTGGGGCCGCATCAAGCATCCCAGCGAAGTGGTCAAAGAAGGCGACGTTATCGACGTCTATGTCCTCAAGGTCGACCGCGAGAAGGAAAAAGTCTCCCTGGGTCTGAAACAGGTATTGCCCAACCCTTGGAACACCGTCTCCGAGAAATACCCCATTGGCGCCATCATCACCGTCACTGTTGTCCGGCTCACCCCCTTCGGTGCCTTCGCCGAACTGGAACCGGGCGTCGACGGCCTGATCCATATCTCCCAACTGGCCGACCGCCGCGTCAACAAGCCGGAAGACGTCGTTTCCGTGGGCGACCAGGTCAAGGTGAAGGTCCTCGACATCAAGGAAGCCGAGCGCCGCATCTCCCTGAGCATACGCGCCGTCAAAGAAGATGAGGCCAACGCCGAGGTGCAGGAATACCTGGACAACCAGGAATAG